One window from the genome of Yamadazyma tenuis chromosome 7, complete sequence encodes:
- a CDS encoding uncharacterized protein (COG:K; EggNog:ENOG503NYUZ), with amino-acid sequence MAQSNHSNLVGVHYKVGKKIGEGSFGIIFEGINLLTNQQVAIKFEPRKCEAPQLRDEYRSYRILSDAEGVPKAYFFGQEGVHNILIIDLLGPSLEDLFDWCGRKLSIKTVIQIARQMIQRVQVIHEHNLIYRDIKPDNFLIGKPGTPQANQIFLVDFGMAKQYRDPKTKTHIPYREKKALSGTARYMSINTHLGREQSRRDDLESLGHVFMYFLRGSLPWQGLKAPTNKQKYEKIGYKKQVTSINELCFGFPIQFAQYLNYVRGLKFDEDPDYNYLVSLMDKAMVSINAEDDERYDWMDLNGGKGWDAALNKKANLHGYGNPHPPRPQQQSSSSKLNKGKKANYNSINPDKNRHFLNASYNSGGDHYQSGMVPIRDHGSLHSENTSFNEGRSCVLDTELESLHKKVKRLEEDLKLEKLLHSDPDPSQKNWKLSVLLNSPSCELICWNLINFMKSTDEDITISPDFNFFIEEDTYDSVLSQQAALGRSPWEVVQVLSEISLFEVESCLKKTSQFMNTGYMTINPVEFRNQLQYYYSPDGVFTYRKVDSVDYFLLKVLMIVALGNVYDEKNCLSPGMPKVELPGLKYFKVVSNNLPSNFQLITFEKKNISSIFEVIELFGVVSIYCRILDKKSASCFFTLTALQLCVSINLHKDTFLSRTNKRGLDLLPNNNSRAIFWSTYCLNRFYSTRIGHPLLLSFKDVNVQFEKDYGSSDGTNKNFYETNDDIKHYIKLAQISELINVDVYNNKRKSSEYISTLFSILSLLKDWSENLPPHLQLDGNLSLSAPYSRALSSLHLNHLHHVYLTCIPISLHLAKLKISHYNKTGRLRKLELSSLPLNVQNLLIYCQQSCQQTVNIFKSLYEKKLVTVFGFTDIDYLFSVSAISIICVILDYERDDRTPASFEDNFKTCTKILSDMGESGNRIAEAKLNQITRLVEVLDPILSQLEYSLDKTSEVPVFDPTESNEMFSFVDVSQDMDQLFKLTDADLSFMEALLNEYDTILK; translated from the exons ATGGCACAATCCAATCATTCCAACTTGGTTGGAGTTCATTACAAGGTGGGTAAGAAGATTGGTGAAGGTTCCTTTGGAatcatttttgaaggtATCAATCTTTTAACCAACCAGCAAGTAGCCATCAAGTTTGAACCGAGAAAGTGTGAAGCTCCTCAATTACGGGACGAGTATAGAAGTTATAGAATATTAAGTGATGCCGAAGGAGTTCCAAAAGCCTACttctttggtcaagaagGTGTTCACAATATTTTGATCATTGACTTGTTGGGACcttctcttgaagatttaTTTGATTGGTGTGGTAGAAAGCTTTCTATCAAAACTGTGATCCAAATTGCCAGACAAATGATCCAACGAGTCCAGGTTATCCATGAACACAATCTCATATACAGAGACATCAAGCCCGATAACTTTTTAATAGGCAAACCCGGTACTCCCCAAGCCAACCAaatctttttggtggattttGGTATGGCCAAACAGTATAGAGAtcccaaaaccaaaactCATATTCCATATAGAGAAAAGAAAGCCTTAAGTGGGACTGCCAGATATATGTCTATTAACACTCATTTGGGCAGAGAGCAGCTGAGAAGAGACGATTTGGAGAGTTTGGGTCATGTCTTTATGTATTTCTTAAGAGGTTCCCTACCATGGCAAGGATTGAAAGCTCCTACAAACAAACAGAAGTATGAGAAGATTGGCTATAAAAAGCAGGTTACCTCCATTAACGAATTATGCTTTGGGTTCCCTATTCAATTTGCCCAGTACTTGAACTATGTTCGTGGCTTAAAGTTTGATGAAGACCCCGATTATAACTATTTAGTGAGCTTAATGGATAAGGCAATGGTCTCCATTAATgcagaagatgatgaacGTTACGACTGGATGGACTTGAACGGGGGTAAGGGCTGGGATGCTGCTCTTAACAAAAAGGCCAATTTGCATGGATATGGAAATCCTCATCCTCCAAGACCTCAACAACAGTCTTCCAGCTCCAAATTGAATAAAGGTAAAAAGGCCAACTATAATTCCATTAATCCTGATAAGAACCGTCATTTCCTCAATGCCAGCTATAATTCTGGAGGGGATCATTATCAAAGTGGAATGGTACCTATCAGGGACCATGGAAGTTTGCATTCCGAGAATACCTCTTTCAACGAAGGAAGAAGCTG TGTTCTTGATACCGAACTCGAATCTCTACACAAGAAAGTGAAACGGttagaagaagatcttaaacttgaaaaactccTCCATCTGGATCCTGATCCATCGCAAAAGAACTGGAAGTTGTCAGTGTTGTTAAACTCTCCGTCTTGTGAACTAATCTGTTGGAATTtaatcaacttcatgaaaAGCACAGATGAAGACATAACCATATCACCAGATTTtaatttcttcatcgaAGAGGATACTTACGATTCTGTGTTGTCTCAGCAGGCTGCACTAGGGCGTTCTCCGTGGGAGGTTGTGCAGGTTTTATCGGAAATATCtttgtttgaagttgaaagctgtttgaaaaagacCTCCCAATTTATGAACACCGGTTACATGACGATAAACCCAGTAGAATTCAGAAACCAGTTACAATACTATTACTCGCCAGATGGAGTCTTTACCTACCGCAAGGTAGATAGTGTGGATtactttttgttgaaggtgttgatgattgTGGCCTTGGGAAATGTTTATGATGAGAAGAACTGTTTATCCCCAGGGATGCCCAAAGTTGAACTACCAGGATTGAAATACTTTAAGGTTGTGTCTAACAACTTACCTTCCAACTTCCAGCTCATTACCTTTGAAAAAAAGAACATCTCCAGTATTTTCGAGGTAATTGAGTTGTTCGGGGTAGTGTCCATCTACTGCCGAATCCTTGATAAGAAGTCAGCTTCTTGTTTTTTCACCTTAACGGCCTTACAACTTTGTGTTTCTATTAACTTACACAAGGACACATTCTTGAGTAGGACGAATAAAAGAGGATTAGACTTACTACCAAACAACAACTCCAGAGCCATTTTTTGGTCCACCTATTGTCTAAACAGATTCTACAGTACTCGAATTGGACATCCCCTACTTTTATCCTTCAAGGATGTCAACGTACAATTTGAGAAGGACTATGGAAGTAGTGATGGGACTAATAAGAACTTCTACGAGACAAATGACGACATAAAACACTATATCAAGTTGGCCCAGATCTCTGAACTTATCAATGTGGATGTTTACAATAACAAGAGAAAGTCCCTGGAGTATATCAGCACTTTGTTTTCGATACTTTCACTTCTTAAAGATTGGAGTGAGAATCTACCTCCACATTTGCAACTTGATGGAAACCTCTCGTTATCTGCGCCATATTCAAGAGCTCTTTCAAGTCTACATTTGAATCATTTACACCATGTGTATCTCACATGTATTCCTATTCTGTTGCATTTAgcaaagttgaagatatctCATTACAACAAGACTGGGAGGTTGAGAAAGCTCGAATTGAGTTCATTACCTTTAAATGTCCAAAACTTGCTTATCTACTGCCAGCAATCTTGTCAGCAGACGGTgaacatcttcaagctgCTTTACGAAAAGAAACTAGTGACGGTGTTTGGCTTTACTGATATTGATTATCTCTTCTCTGTGAGTGCCATCTCCATCATTTGTGTGATTTTAGACTACGAAAGAGATGACCGAACTCCAGCTAGCTTTGAAGATAACTTTAAAACGTGTACCAAAATCTTATCAGATATGGGGGAGCTGGGTAACCGCATAGCTGAAGCTAAGCTCAATCAGATCACtagacttgttgaagttttggatCCAATTTTATCTCAACTCGAGTATAGTTTAGACAAAACAAGCGAAGTCCCCGTTTTTGACCCCACCGAAAGTAACGAAATGTTCAGCTTTGTGGATGTGTCGCAAGATATGGACCAGCTTTTCAAGCTTACAGATGCTGACTTGAGTTTCATGGAAGCTTTGCTTAACGAATACGACACTATATTGAAATAG